The following are from one region of the Sorghum bicolor cultivar BTx623 chromosome 2, Sorghum_bicolor_NCBIv3, whole genome shotgun sequence genome:
- the LOC8061997 gene encoding GPI inositol-deacylase isoform X2 — translation MGGGGGGFRGSCRVGAVLLFSAWVAVAALSRLLRPVPNGCVMTYMYPAYIPIAATPRNISSDRYGLFLYHEGWKQIDFAKHIRGLRGVPVLFIPGNGGSYKQVRSLAAESFRAYQNGPLEPTFYREASSTLPADELKDFSIPSRYGRMLDWFAVDLEGEHSAMDGRILEEHTEYVVYAIHRILDQYKESQLERSKGGAKSSHDLPSSVILVGHSMGGFVARAAVVHPNLRKSAVETILTLSSPHQYPPIALQPSLGHFFSHVNEEWRKGYGTGVSHASNSKLSNVVVVSVSGGIHDYQIRSRLASLDGIVPSTHGFMVGSSSMKNVWLSMEHQSILWCNQLAVQVAHTLLSIVDPVDRHPFSSTQKRVFVFTKMLQSAVPQSLSSMAHVPASLSQTLPANGNQNAGELHKKGSLSCPPSTQWTSDGLEKDLYILSNSVTVLAMDGRRRWLDIKKLGSNGRRHFVFVTNLAPCSGVRIHLWPEKHHSPVLNELSASKKIVEVTSKMVQIPAGPAPKQVEPGSQTEQPPPSAFLLLSPEEMSGFSFITVSVAPRPVTSNLIHIPIPAGIFGILSV, via the exons atgggcggcggcggcggcgggttccGGGGCAGCTGCAGGGTTGGGGCCGTCCTGCTTTTCTCCGCCTGGGTCGCGGTTGCAGCGCTCAGCCGCCTGCTGCGCCCGGTGCCCAATGGCTGCGTCATGACCTACATGTACCCGGCCTACATCCCCATCGCCGCCACGCCCCGGAACATCTCCTCGGATAGGTATGGATTGTTCCTGTACCACGAGGGCTGGAAGCAGATCGACTtcgccaagcacattaggggacTTAGGGGCGTGCCCGTGCTCTTCATTCCCGGCAATGGAGGAAGCTACAAGCAG GTTCGGTCATTGGCTGCAGAATCTTTTCGAGCTTATCAGAATGGTCCGCTTGAGCCCACCTTTTATCGGGAAGCATCTAGCACTTTACCAGCAGATGAACTCAAAGATTTTTCGATTCCTTCACGGTATGGCCGCATGTTGGATTGGTTTGCTGTTGACCTTGAAGGAGAACACTCTGCAATGGATGGTCGGATACTTGAGGAGCATACTGAATATGTTGTCTATGCGATTCACAGG ATCCTTGACCAATACAAAGAATCACAATTGGAGAGATCAAAGGGTGGTGCTAAATCCTCTCATGACCTGCCATCCAGTGTTATACTTGTTGGCCATTCGATGGgtggttttgtggctcgagcTGCTGTAGTCCACCCAAACCTGAGGAAATCAGCAGTGGAAACTATACTGACGCTTTCCAGCCCACACCA GTACCCTCCCATCGCACTTCAGCCATCGTTGGGTCatttcttctcccatgtcaatgaagaATGGAGAAAGGGATATGGGACTGGTGTATCGCATGCAAGCAATTCAAAATTATCTAACGTGGTTGTTGTCTCTGTATCAGGTGGCATTCATGATTATCAG ATTAGGTCAAGATTGGCATCATTGGATGGAATTGTGCCTTCTACTCATGGCTTTATGGTAGGAAGCTCCAGTATGAAGAATGTTTGGTTATCCATGGAGCATCAATCTATCCTATGGTGTAATCAATTAGCTGTACAG GTTGCACACACTCTTCTTAGCATAGTAGATCCTGTTGACAGACATCCATTTTCAAGCACACAAAAGAGAGTTTTTGTGTTCACAAAAATGCTCCAAAGTGCAGTTCCTCAGTCTTTGAGTTCAATGGCTCACGTTCCTGCTTCTCTGTCACAAACTTTACCTGCCAATGGGAACCAGAATGCTGGTG AACTACACAAAAAAGGTTCACTTTCTTGCCCACCATCCACTCAATGGACTAGTGATGGCCTTGAAAAGGACCTGTATATTCTGTCAAATTCAGTTACTGTTTTAGCCATGGATGGCAGGAGAAGATGGTTAGATATTAAAAAGCTG GGATCAAATGGTAGAAGACACTTTGTTTTTGTAACAAATCTTGCCCCTTGTTCTGGAGTAAGGATTCACTTGTGGCCAGAAAAACACCATTCACCTGTGCTAAATGAATTATCTGCCAGTAAAAAGATAGTGGAAGTTACATCAAAGATGGTCCAAATTCCTGCAGGACCTGCTCCAAAACAG GTTGAACCTGGGAGTCAAACTGAGCAACCACCTCCTTCGGCATTTCTACTACTGAGTCCAGAAGAAATGAGTGGTTTCAGCTTCATTACTGTATCAGTAGCACCTCGACCG GTAACCTCAAATTTAATTCATATCCCAATCCCAGCTGGCATCTTTGGCATACTCAGTGTATAA
- the LOC8061997 gene encoding uncharacterized protein LOC8061997 isoform X1 — translation MGGGGGGFRGSCRVGAVLLFSAWVAVAALSRLLRPVPNGCVMTYMYPAYIPIAATPRNISSDRYGLFLYHEGWKQIDFAKHIRGLRGVPVLFIPGNGGSYKQVRSLAAESFRAYQNGPLEPTFYREASSTLPADELKDFSIPSRYGRMLDWFAVDLEGEHSAMDGRILEEHTEYVVYAIHRILDQYKESQLERSKGGAKSSHDLPSSVILVGHSMGGFVARAAVVHPNLRKSAVETILTLSSPHQYPPIALQPSLGHFFSHVNEEWRKGYGTGVSHASNSKLSNVVVVSVSGGIHDYQIRSRLASLDGIVPSTHGFMVGSSSMKNVWLSMEHQSILWCNQLAVQVAHTLLSIVDPVDRHPFSSTQKRVFVFTKMLQSAVPQSLSSMAHVPASLSQTLPANGNQNAGELHKKGSLSCPPSTQWTSDGLEKDLYILSNSVTVLAMDGRRRWLDIKKLGSNGRRHFVFVTNLAPCSGVRIHLWPEKHHSPVLNELSASKKIVEVTSKMVQIPAGPAPKQVEPGSQTEQPPPSAFLLLSPEEMSGFSFITVSVAPRPTISGRPPPAASMAVGQFFNPEEGASALSIGTIIRSSFAPEEIFLLEDHPLALNLSFSASLGLLPVTLSLKTAGCGIKKAGDQMEAERNNLCKLRCFPPVALAWDSVSGLHIIPNIYSETIVVDSSPAFWDSHERD, via the exons atgggcggcggcggcggcgggttccGGGGCAGCTGCAGGGTTGGGGCCGTCCTGCTTTTCTCCGCCTGGGTCGCGGTTGCAGCGCTCAGCCGCCTGCTGCGCCCGGTGCCCAATGGCTGCGTCATGACCTACATGTACCCGGCCTACATCCCCATCGCCGCCACGCCCCGGAACATCTCCTCGGATAGGTATGGATTGTTCCTGTACCACGAGGGCTGGAAGCAGATCGACTtcgccaagcacattaggggacTTAGGGGCGTGCCCGTGCTCTTCATTCCCGGCAATGGAGGAAGCTACAAGCAG GTTCGGTCATTGGCTGCAGAATCTTTTCGAGCTTATCAGAATGGTCCGCTTGAGCCCACCTTTTATCGGGAAGCATCTAGCACTTTACCAGCAGATGAACTCAAAGATTTTTCGATTCCTTCACGGTATGGCCGCATGTTGGATTGGTTTGCTGTTGACCTTGAAGGAGAACACTCTGCAATGGATGGTCGGATACTTGAGGAGCATACTGAATATGTTGTCTATGCGATTCACAGG ATCCTTGACCAATACAAAGAATCACAATTGGAGAGATCAAAGGGTGGTGCTAAATCCTCTCATGACCTGCCATCCAGTGTTATACTTGTTGGCCATTCGATGGgtggttttgtggctcgagcTGCTGTAGTCCACCCAAACCTGAGGAAATCAGCAGTGGAAACTATACTGACGCTTTCCAGCCCACACCA GTACCCTCCCATCGCACTTCAGCCATCGTTGGGTCatttcttctcccatgtcaatgaagaATGGAGAAAGGGATATGGGACTGGTGTATCGCATGCAAGCAATTCAAAATTATCTAACGTGGTTGTTGTCTCTGTATCAGGTGGCATTCATGATTATCAG ATTAGGTCAAGATTGGCATCATTGGATGGAATTGTGCCTTCTACTCATGGCTTTATGGTAGGAAGCTCCAGTATGAAGAATGTTTGGTTATCCATGGAGCATCAATCTATCCTATGGTGTAATCAATTAGCTGTACAG GTTGCACACACTCTTCTTAGCATAGTAGATCCTGTTGACAGACATCCATTTTCAAGCACACAAAAGAGAGTTTTTGTGTTCACAAAAATGCTCCAAAGTGCAGTTCCTCAGTCTTTGAGTTCAATGGCTCACGTTCCTGCTTCTCTGTCACAAACTTTACCTGCCAATGGGAACCAGAATGCTGGTG AACTACACAAAAAAGGTTCACTTTCTTGCCCACCATCCACTCAATGGACTAGTGATGGCCTTGAAAAGGACCTGTATATTCTGTCAAATTCAGTTACTGTTTTAGCCATGGATGGCAGGAGAAGATGGTTAGATATTAAAAAGCTG GGATCAAATGGTAGAAGACACTTTGTTTTTGTAACAAATCTTGCCCCTTGTTCTGGAGTAAGGATTCACTTGTGGCCAGAAAAACACCATTCACCTGTGCTAAATGAATTATCTGCCAGTAAAAAGATAGTGGAAGTTACATCAAAGATGGTCCAAATTCCTGCAGGACCTGCTCCAAAACAG GTTGAACCTGGGAGTCAAACTGAGCAACCACCTCCTTCGGCATTTCTACTACTGAGTCCAGAAGAAATGAGTGGTTTCAGCTTCATTACTGTATCAGTAGCACCTCGACCG ACTATTTCAGGTAGGCCTCCACCAGCAGCCTCTATGGCAGTGGGGCAGTTCTTTAATCCTGAGGAAGGGGCAAGTGCACTTTCTATTGGAACGATCATCCGCTCCAGTTTTGCTCCTGAA GAAATATTTCTGTTGGAGGATCACCCATTGGCTCTAAACTTGTCATTTTCTGCAAGCCTTGGCCTTCTACCAGTAACTTTATCACTGAAAACTGCTGGATGTGGAATAAAAAAGGCTGGTGATCAAATGGAAGCTGAGAGAAATA ACCTTTGTAAATTGCGGTGCTTTCCGCCTGTTGCCTTGGCATGGGATTCTGTATCTGGCCTACACATCATTCCAAATATATACTCAGAGACTATAGTGGTTGATTCATCACCTGCCTTTTGGGATTCACATGAACGGGACTGA